The Kwoniella dendrophila CBS 6074 chromosome 1, complete sequence genome contains a region encoding:
- a CDS encoding ATP-dependent RNA helicase DBP9: MAAKAGQPSDALLDNELSFSEPPFSTQLDPRILAALADQKFAHPTLVQAKAIPLLLEGKDVLARARTGSGKTAAYVVPAIQKILEAKASISPASPEYQTTRVVFLVPTKELALQVASFVKVVTKYCEGLISCVNVAAGGTSVQRVLLNDNPDVIVSTPTKLLSLLQAKSISLTQLSFLAIDEADLLLSYGFKDDLTRIMDPTSGWIPRLGVQGCLMSATLSEDIDGVKGLVLRNPAILTLSEPATSSSLLTQHYTMTSERDKFLLIYVLLKLKLIRGKSIIFVNDVERGYRVKLFLEQFGIKCCVVNSELPLASRYHVVEEFNRGVYDVVVATDEGAGADAEEPVENAEEEEAGEGEEEDEKEEKEEIEDDNAEAGPSTSKSSKNKRTREQSPTSSGKNQKSNNMSNKRRRGDTAHTSSLARGIDFTAASSVINFDLPKTSTSYMHRIGRTARAGHSGLSLSFVVPKNKWGKDKNVSIKSAEKDEENFEKIKKRVLKENQSEIKEWDWGNRKSEIEGFRYRMEDALKSVTGKRVQEARREEVRRELLNSEKLKAHFAANPLDLSYLRHDTPLHPARQQTHLKHVPNYLMPKIAALPSGGADVNDGAHIGYSKRGRGGASGFRGRVGGGGRGGSKGGRGGKKVDPLKFKG, from the exons ATGGCTGCCAAAGCGGGACAGCCGTCAGATGCATTATTAGA CAACGAATTATCATTCTCTGaaccaccattttcaacACAATTAGATCCTCGCATACTTGCTGCTTTAGCAGATCAAAAATTCGCTCATCCAACTTTAGTTCAAGCTAAAGCCATTCCATTGTTATTggaaggtaaagatgttttagCTAGAGCAAGAACAGGAAGTGGTAAAACTGCTGCTTATGTCGTCCCTGCTATCCAGAAAATATTGGAAGCTAAAGCT AGTATATCACCTGCTTCACCTGAATATCAAACTACTCGAGTTGTTTTCCTTGTACCAACCAAGGAATTAGCTTTACAAGTAGCTTCTTTCGTTAAAGTTGTGACAAAATATTGCGAAGGTTTAATAAGTTGTGTCAATGTCGCTGCTGGTGGTACAAGTGTACAGCG TGTATTGCTCAATGATAATCCAGATGTTATAGTATCAACACCTACAAAACTCTTATCACTTCTTCAAGCAAAATCAATCTCTCTTACTCAATTAAGTTTCTTGGCTATCGATGAAGCAGATTTATTGTTATCTTATGGATTCAAAGACGATTTAACTAGAATTATGGATCCTACTTCCGGCTGGATACCTAGATTAGGTGTACAAGGTTGTTTGATGAGTGCCACTTTGAGtgaagatatagatggtGTGAAAGGTTTGGTATTAAGGAATCCT GCAATTTTAACATTATCGGAACCtgctacatcatcttcacttttaACACAACATTATACAATGACATCGGAAAGAGATAAATTTTTACTCATTTACGTTTTACTCAAATTGAAACTTATACGAggaaaatcaatcatattcGTTAATGATGTAGAAAGAGGTTACAGAGTTAAATTGTTTTTAGAACAATTTGGTATCAAATGTTGTGTGGTAAATAGtgaattacctttagcaAGTCGATATCATGTGGTAGAAGAATTCAATAGAGGTGTATATGATGTAGTTGTTGCTACTGATGAAGGTGCAGgagctgatgctgaagaacCTGTCGAAAATGccgaggaagaagaagcaggtgagggagaagaagaggacgaaaaagaagaaaaagaagaaattgaggATGATAACgctgaagctggaccttcaacatcGAAGTCAAGCAAAAACAAACGAACCCGAGAACAAtcaccaacttcatctggtaaaaaccaaaaatctAATAATATGTCAAACAAAAGACGTAGGGGAGATACAGCAcatacatcatctttagctagaGGAATAGATTTTACAGCAGCATCTTCAGTaataaattttgatttacctaaaacatcaacatcatataTGCATAGAATAGGTAGAACAGCAAGAGCAGGACATTCTGGATTATCATTAAGTTTTGTCGTACCTAAAAACAAATGgggaaaagataaaaatgttTCTATAAAATCagcagaaaaagatgaagaaaattttgaaaagataaaaaaaagagttttaaaagaaaatcaatcagaaaTAAAAGAATGGGATTGGGGAAATAgaaaatctgaaattgaaggtTTTAGATATAGAATGGAAGATGCTCTTAAATCTGTTACAGGGAAAAGAGTTcaagaagctagaagagaagaagttAGAAGAGAATTATTAAATagtgaaaagttgaaa GCACATTTCGCAGCCAACCCACTAGATCTTTCATACCTTCGACATGATACACCATTACATCCAGCAAGACAACAAACACACTTAAAACATGTACCTAATTACTTGATGCCTAAGATAGCTGCTTTACCTTCCGGAGGTGCAGACGTAAATGATGGTGCTCATATAGGATATTCCAAGCGAGGTAGAGGAGGAGCAAGTGGTTTTAGAGGTAGAGTAGGcggaggtggtagaggtggaagtaaaggtggaagaggtggtaaaaaGGTTGATCCTTTGAAGTTCAAGGGATAG